A stretch of Candidatus Dependentiae bacterium DNA encodes these proteins:
- a CDS encoding alcohol dehydrogenase catalytic domain-containing protein — translation MKAAVFTGLKKIEIREKDKPVPASGQAVIKVERCGICGSDMHGYTEGPQFDAYYQFGCVMGHEFSGTVEELGQGVQGFAPGDRVVVLPMGWCGNCDFCLDNNQSNCACGPEWGIGSSLINDGAFAEYILVKKPEQQLIKLPENVSFEAAALVEPLTVGFHGVVASRFKPGDITTVIGAGPIGLGVIQSLKIGGAGKIIVLEISPERGEIAKKLGADAVINAAVSGEEAAMAEYLGLTNGYGADIVYECSGADWGFSNAQYLMKSGGQVIILGVIMHEVKINPTIFLIKNTEMKGILCYAVSSFKKVVELLGQNRFDTAPMISETISLEDINDKESL, via the coding sequence ATGAAAGCCGCAGTATTTACGGGATTAAAAAAAATCGAGATCCGGGAAAAGGATAAACCTGTTCCGGCATCGGGCCAGGCCGTGATTAAAGTCGAGCGCTGCGGGATTTGCGGCTCCGATATGCACGGATACACAGAAGGGCCGCAATTCGATGCCTACTATCAGTTCGGGTGTGTCATGGGCCATGAGTTCAGTGGCACGGTCGAGGAATTGGGCCAAGGTGTCCAGGGTTTTGCCCCGGGCGACCGTGTGGTGGTTTTACCCATGGGTTGGTGCGGCAACTGTGATTTTTGTCTGGATAACAACCAGAGTAACTGCGCATGCGGACCAGAATGGGGTATCGGCTCCTCATTGATCAATGACGGCGCTTTTGCCGAATATATTCTGGTAAAAAAACCCGAGCAGCAGTTGATCAAGCTTCCGGAAAATGTCTCCTTTGAAGCGGCTGCCCTGGTGGAACCGCTTACCGTTGGTTTTCACGGGGTTGTGGCATCCAGGTTCAAGCCCGGAGACATTACCACCGTTATCGGCGCAGGACCCATTGGTCTTGGGGTGATCCAAAGCCTGAAGATTGGGGGCGCCGGTAAAATCATTGTTCTGGAGATTTCGCCGGAACGTGGAGAAATCGCCAAAAAGCTTGGGGCCGATGCCGTCATCAATGCCGCTGTTTCGGGTGAAGAGGCGGCCATGGCCGAATACCTCGGCCTGACCAACGGATATGGCGCGGATATCGTCTATGAATGTTCCGGTGCGGACTGGGGCTTTTCAAACGCCCAATACCTGATGAAATCCGGCGGACAGGTGATCATACTGGGTGTGATCATGCATGAAGTCAAAATAAACCCGACCATCTTCCTGATCAAGAATACGGAGATGAAAGGGATTCTTTGTTACGCTGTTTCTTCGTTTAAAAAGGTTGTTGAGCTGCTGGGTCAGAATCGCTTTGATACTGCCCCGATGATCAGTGAAACGATTTCTCTGGAAGACATCAATGACAAAGAATCCCT